One window of bacterium genomic DNA carries:
- a CDS encoding alpha-glucosidase C-terminal domain-containing protein — protein sequence MLSHYRNLIHARKNSGALRSGDLQLLTQGPSTVLAFTRTNSVETVVVVHNLGDSFVTAGPLAVTAVRLEAVFTDGNPANPSGSSGRWTFAMPPHSTGVWRLQ from the coding sequence TTGCTATCACACTATCGCAACCTGATCCATGCACGCAAAAACTCGGGCGCATTACGCTCCGGTGATCTCCAGTTGCTCACACAGGGACCTTCTACCGTTTTGGCATTCACTCGTACTAATAGTGTAGAGACCGTGGTAGTGGTTCACAACCTGGGCGATTCCTTTGTGACCGCCGGGCCGCTCGCCGTAACTGCGGTTCGTCTGGAGGCAGTCTTCACTGATGGCAATCCGGCGAATCCTTCCGGTTCGTCAGGTCGCTGGACTTTCGCGATGCCGCCTCACTCAACCGGAGTGTGGAGACTGCAGTAA